From Pseudochaenichthys georgianus chromosome 11, fPseGeo1.2, whole genome shotgun sequence, a single genomic window includes:
- the LOC117454972 gene encoding sporozoite surface protein 2-like — protein sequence MYFGLCVRVLVISLLILGQQAKALSYRSGGSSGITPHFDFSRSLKPASTSSDDSSAQPERVLGSYSPFHADGALSETLKPAAAPSAGGYSGSHGRQVDGYSPEGSVSSYGPSQPIIRKPNQLPQANPSANGVLPSKSAPWAFPLPPNTNSFQSGIASSSAIVMHSGPYSKPYQPSNPQQAKPYQPAYPLNPQRATNPSSPLLSRYQPKPQQRSYPSHPQQAKPHQAEPLQGVLQSKAGMWHFPSEGSVSSGSNVQAKPYQPANPLNPQRATNPSSPLQSRYQAKPQYPAYPSNPQQAKPYRPSYPSNPQQAKPYQPAYPSNPQQAKPLQGVLQSKAGMWDFPSQGSVASGSNVQAKPYQPAYPLNPQRATDPSSPLQSRYRPKPQQSSYPSNPQQAEPLQGVLQSKAGMWHFPSEGSVSSGSNVQAKPYQPAYPSNPLQSRYRPKPQQPSYPSNPLQSRYQPKPQQPAYPSNPLQSRYQPKPQLPAYPSNPQQAKPYRPSYPSNPQQAKPLQWVFQSKAGMWDIPSQGGVASGSNVQPTDSNSHLNVDPRSLREIPMPFPYQPRWPQQLVPV from the exons ATGTATTTTGGATTGTGTGTGAG AGTTCTTGTGATCTCACTCTTGATTTTGGGGCAGCAAGCAAAGG CACTCAGCTACAGAAGTGGAGGCTCCAGTGGCATTACACCTCACTTTGATTTTTCAAGAAGCCTTAAACCTGCTTCCACTTCCAGTGATGATAGTTCAGCACAGCCTGAGAGGGTTTTGGGTAGTTATTCACCCTTTCATGCTGATGGGGCTTTATCTGAGACTCTGAAGCCAGCTGCTGCACCAAGTGCAGGAGGTTATAGTGGCTCTCATGGTAGGCAAGTAGATGGTTACAGTCCTGAGGGAAGTGTTTCTAGTTACGGGCCAAGCCAACCAATAATTCGTAAGCCAAACCAACTACCTCAAGCTAACCCTAGTGCAAATGGTGTCCTTCCAAGCAAATCTGCCCCGTGGGCTTTCCCTTTGCCCCCTAATACAAACTCTTTTCAGTCTGGTATTGCTTCAAGTTCTGCAATTGTGATGCACTCTGGTCCCTACTCCAAGCCCTACCAGCCTTCCAATCCTcagcaggccaagccctaccAGCCAGCCTACCCTTTGAATCCCCAGCGGGCTACCAACCCTTCAAGTCCCCTGCTGTCTAGGTACCAGCCGAAACCCCAGCAGCGTTCCTACCCTTCACATCCCCAACAGGCCAAGCCTCATCAGGCCGAACCCCTGCAAGGGGTGCTCCAAAGTAAAGCTGGCATGTGGCACTTTCCTTCCGAAGGAAGTGTTTCTTCTGGCTCTAATGTGCAGGCCAAGCCCTACCAGCCAGCAAACCCTTTGAATCCCCAGCGGGCTACCAACCCTTCAAGTCCCCTGCAGTCTCGGTACCAGGCCAAACCCCAGTATCCTGCCTACCCTTCAAATCCTcagcaggccaagccctaccGGCCTTCCTACCCTTCGAATCCCcagcaggccaagccctaccAGCCTGCCTACCCTTCAAACCCTCAGCAGGCCAAACCCCTGCAAGGGGTGCTCCAAAGTAAAGCTGGCATGTGGGACTTTCCTTCCCAAGGAAGTGTTGCTTCTGGCTCTAATGTGCAGGCCAAGCCCTACCAGCCAGCATACCCTTTGAATCCCCAGCGGGCTACCGACCCTTCAAGTCCCCTGCAGTCTAGGTACCGGCCAAAACCTCAGCAGAGTTCCTACCCTTCAAATCCCCAACAGGCCGAACCCCTGCAAGGGGTGCTCCAAAGTAAAGCTGGCATGTGGCACTTTCCTTCCGAAGGAAGTGTTTCTTCTGGCTCTAATGTGCAGGCCAAGCCCTACCAGCCTGCCTACCCTTCAAATCCCCTGCAGTCTAGGTACCGGCCAAAACCCCAGCAGCCTTCCTACCCTTCAAATCCCCTGCAGTCTAGGTACCAGCCCAAACCCCAGCAGCCTGCCTACCCTTCAAATCCCCTGCAGTCTAGGTACCAGCCCAAACCCCAGCTTCCTGCCTACCCTTCAAATCCTcagcaggccaagccctaccGGCCTTCCTACCCTTCAAACCCTCAGCAGGCCAAACCCCTGCAATGGGTGTTCCAAAGTAAAGCTGGCATGTGGGACATTCCTTCCCAAGGAGGTGTTGCTTCTGGCTCTAATGTGCAGCCCACTGACTCAAACTCGCACTTGAATGTTGACCCAAGAAGTTTGAGAGAAATTCCAATGCCATTCCCGTACCAGCCCAGGTGGCCGCAGCAACTGGTGCCAGTGTAG
- the LOC117454976 gene encoding sporozoite surface protein 2-like, which yields MWHFPSEGSVSSGSNVQAKPYQPANPLNPQRATNPSSPLQSRYQPKPQYPAYPSNPQQAKPYRPSYPSNPQQAKPYQPAYPSNPQQAKLLQGVLQSKAGMWDIPSQGSVASGSNVQAKPYQPAYPSNPLQSRYRPKPQQPSYPSNPLQSRYQPKPQLPAYPSNPQQAKPYRPSYPSNPQQAKPYQPAYPSNPQQAKPLQWVFQSKAGMWDIPSQGSVASGSNVQPTDSNSHLNVDPRSLREIPMPFPYQPRWPQQLVPV from the coding sequence ATGTGGCACTTTCCTTCCGAAGGAAGTGTTTCTTCTGGCTCTAATGTGCAGGCCAAGCCCTACCAGCCAGCAAACCCTTTGAATCCCCAGCGGGCTACCAACCCTTCAAGTCCCCTGCAGTCTCGGTACCAGCCCAAACCCCAGTATCCTGCCTACCCTTCAAATCCTcagcaggccaagccctaccGGCCTTCCTACCCTTCGAATCCCcagcaggccaagccctaccAGCCCGCCTACCCTTCAAACCCTCAGCAGGCCAAACTCCTGCAAGGGGTGCTCCAAAGTAAAGCTGGCATGTGGGACATTCCTTCCCAAGGAAGTGTTGCTTCTGGCTCTAATGTGCAGGCCAAGCCCTACCAGCCAGCATACCCTTCAAATCCCCTGCAGTCTAGGTACCGGCCAAAACCCCAGCAGCCTTCCTACCCTTCAAATCCCTTGCAGTCTAGGTACCAGCCCAAACCCCAGCTTCCTGCCTACCCTTCAAATCCTcagcaggccaagccctaccGGCCTTCCTACCCTTCGAATCCCcagcaggccaagccctaccAGCCCGCCTACCCTTCAAACCCTCAGCAGGCCAAACCCCTGCAATGGGTGTTCCAAAGTAAAGCTGGCATGTGGGACATTCCTTCCCAAGGAAGTGTTGCTTCTGGCTCTAATGTGCAGCCCACTGACTCAAACTCGCACTTGAATGTTGACCCAAGAAGTTTGAGAGAAATTCCAATGCCATTCCCGTACCAGCCCAGGTGGCCGCAGCAACTGGTGCCAGTGTAG
- the LOC117454977 gene encoding sporozoite surface protein 2-like: MWHFPSEGSVSSGSNVQAKPYQPANPLNPQRATNPSSPLQSRYQPKPQHPAYPSNPQQAKPDQPSYPSNPQQAKPYQPAYPSNPLQSTYRPKPQQPSYPSNPLQSRYQPKPQLPAYPSNPQQAKPYRPSYPSNPQQAKPYQPAYPSNPQQAKPLQWVFQSKAGMWDIPSQGRVASGSNVQPTDSNSHLNVDPRSLREIPMPFPYQPRWPQQLVPV, from the coding sequence ATGTGGCACTTTCCTTCCGAAGGAAGTGTTTCTTCTGGCTCTAATGTGCAGGCCAAGCCCTACCAGCCAGCAAACCCTTTGAATCCCCAGCGGGCTACCAACCCTTCAAGTCCCCTGCAGTCTCGGTACCAGCCCAAACCCCAGCATCCTGCCTACCCTTCGAATCctcagcaggccaagcccgaccAGCCTTCATACCCTTCGAATCCTcagcaggccaagccctaccAGCCTGCCTACCCTTCAAATCCCCTGCAGTCTACGTACCGGCCAAAACCCCAGCAGCCTTCCTACCCTTCAAATCCCTTGCAGTCTAGGTACCAGCCCAAACCCCAGCTTCCTGCCTACCCTTCAAATCCTcagcaggccaagccctaccGGCCTTCCTACCCTTCGAATCCCcagcaggccaagccctaccAACCCGCCTACCCTTCAAACCCTCAGCAGGCCAAACCCCTGCAATGGGTGTTCCAAAGTAAAGCTGGCATGTGGGACATTCCTTCCCAAGGAAGGGTTGCTTCTGGCTCTAATGTGCAGCCCACTGACTCAAACTCGCACTTGAATGTTGACCCAAGAAGTTTGAGAGAAATTCCAATGCCATTCCCATACCAGCCCAGGTGGCCGCAGCAACTGGTGCCAGTGTAG
- the LOC139434855 gene encoding sporozoite surface protein 2-like: MHSGPYSKPYQPSNPQQAKPYQPAYPLNPQRATNPSSPLLSRYQPKPQQRSYPSHPQQTKPQQAEPLQGVLQSQALPASKPFESPAGYQPFKSPAVSVPAQTQYPAYPSNPQQAKPYRPSYPSNPQQAKPYQPAYPSNPQQAKPLQGVLQSKAGMWDIPSQGSVASGSNVQAKPYQPAYPLNPQRATDPSSPLQSRYRPKPQQSSYPSNPQQAEPLQGVLQSKAGMWHFPSEGSVSSGSNVQAKPYQPAYPSNPLQSRYRPKPQQPSYPSNPLQSRYQPKPQLPAYPSNPQQAKPYRPSYPSNPQQAKPYQPAYPSNPQQAKPLQWVFQSKAGMWDIPSQGSVASGSNVQPTDSNSHLNVDPRSLREIPMPFPYQPRWPQQLVPV; encoded by the exons ATGCACTCTGGTCCCTACTCCAAGCCCTACCAGCCTTCAAATCCTcagcaggccaagccctaccAGCCAGCCTACCCTTTGAATCCCCAGCGGGCTACCAACCCTTCAAGTCCCCTGCTGTCTAGGTACCAGCCGAAACCCCAGCAGCGTTCCTACCCTTCACATCCCCAACAGACCAAACCTCAGCAGGCCGAACCCCTGCAAGGGGTGCTCCAAA GCCAAGCCCTACCAGCCAGCAAACCCTTTGAATCCCCAGCGGGCTACCAACCCTTCAAGTCCCCTGCAGTCTCGGTACCAGCCCAAACCCAGTATCCTGCCTACCCTTCAAATCCTcagcaggccaagccctaccGGCCTTCCTACCCTTCGAATCCCcagcaggccaagccctaccAGCCCGCCTACCCTTCAAACCCTCAGCAGGCCAAACCCCTGCAAGGGGTTCTCCAAAGTAAAGCTGGCATGTGGGACATTCCTTCCCAAGGAAGTGTTGCTTCTGGCTCTAATGTGCAGGCCAAGCCCTACCAGCCAGCATACCCTTTGAATCCCCAGCGGGCTACCGACCCTTCAAGTCCCCTGCAGTCTAGGTACCGGCCAAAACCTCAGCAGAGTTCCTACCCTTCAAATCCCCAACAAGCCGAACCCCTGCAAGGGGTGCTCCAAAGTAAAGCTGGCATGTGGCACTTTCCTTCCGAAGGAAGTGTTTCTTCTGGCTCTAATGTGCAGGCCAAGCCCTACCAGCCTGCCTACCCTTCAAATCCCCTGCAGTCTAGGTACCGGCCAAAACCCCAGCAGCCTTCCTACCCTTCAAATCCCTTGCAGTCTAGGTACCAGCCCAAACCCCAGCTTCCTGCCTACCCTTCAAATCCCcagcaggccaagccctaccGGCCTTCCTACCCTTCGAATCCCcagcaggccaagccctaccAGCCCGCCTACCCTTCAAACCCTCAGCAGGCCAAACCCCTGCAATGGGTGTTCCAAAGTAAAGCTGGCATGTGGGACATTCCTTCCCAAGGAAGTGTTGCTTCTGGCTCTAATGTGCAGCCCACTGACTCAAACTCGCACTTGAATGTTGACCCAAGAAGTTTGAGAGAAATTCCAATGCCATTCCCGTACCAGCCCAGGTGGCCGCAGCAACTGGTGCCAGTGTAG
- the LOC117454973 gene encoding sporozoite surface protein 2-like translates to MYFGLCVRVLVISLLICGQQAKALSYRSGGSNGITPHFDFSRSLKPASTSSDDSSAQPERVLGSYSPFHADGALSETLKPAAAPSAGGYSGSHGRQVDGYSPEGSLSSYGPSQPIIRKPNQLPQANPSANGVLPSKSAPWAFPLPPNTNSFQSGIASSSAIVMHSGPYSKPYQPSNPQQAKPYQPAYPLNPQRATNPSSPLLSRYQPKPQQRSYPSHPQQAKPQQAEPLQGVLQSKAGMWHFPSEGSVSSGSNVQAKPYQPANPLNPQRATNPSSPLQSRYQPKPQYPAYPSNPQQAKPYRPSYPSNPQQAKPYQPTYPSNPQQAKPLQGVLQSKAGMWHFPSEGSVSSGSNVQAKPYQPAYPSNPLQSRYRPKPQQPSYPSNPLQSRYQPKPQLPAYPSNPQQAKPYRPSYPSNPQQAKPYQPAYPSNPQQAKPLQWVFQSKAGMWDIPSQGSVASGSNVQPTDSNSHLNVDPRSLREIPMPFPYQPRWPQQLVPV, encoded by the exons ATGTATTTTGGATTGTGTGTGAG AGTTCTTGTGATCTCACTCTTGATTTGTGGCCAGCAAGCAAAGG CACTCAGCTACAGAAGTGGAGGCTCCAATGGAATTACACCTCACTTTGATTTTTCAAGAAGCCTTAAACCTGCTTCCACTTCCAGTGATGATAGTTCAGCACAGCCTGAGAGGGTTTTGGGTAGTTATTCACCCTTTCATGCTGATGGGGCTTTATCTGAGACTCTGAAGCCAGCTGCTGCACCAAGTGCAGGAGGTTATAGTGGCTCTCATGGTAGGCAAGTAGATGGTTACAGTCCTGAGGGAAGTCTTTCTAGTTACGGGCCAAGCCAACCAATAATTCGTAAGCCAAACCAACTACCTCAAGCTAACCCTAGTGCAAATGGTGTCCTTCCAAGCAAATCTGCCCCGTGGGCTTTCCCTTTGCCCCCTAATACAAACTCTTTTCAGTCTGGTATTGCTTCAAGTTCTGCAATTGTGATGCACTCTGGTCCCTACTCCAAGCCCTACCAGCCTTCAAATCCTcagcaggccaagccctaccAGCCAGCCTACCCTTTGAATCCCCAGCGGGCTACCAACCCTTCAAGTCCCCTGCTGTCTAGGTACCAGCCGAAACCCCAGCAGCGTTCCTACCCTTCACATCCCCAACAGGCCAAACCTCAGCAGGCCGAACCCCTGCAAGGGGTGCTCCAAAGTAAAGCTGGCATGTGGCACTTTCCTTCCGAAGGAAGTGTTTCTTCTGGCTCTAATGTGCAGGCCAAGCCCTACCAGCCAGCAAACCCTTTGAATCCCCAGCGGGCTACCAACCCTTCAAGTCCCCTGCAGTCTCGGTACCAGCCCAAACCCCAGTATCCTGCCTACCCTTCAAATCCTcagcaggccaagccctaccGGCCTTCCTACCCTTCGAATCCCcagcaggccaagccctaccAGCCCACCTACCCTTCAAACCCTCAGCAGGCCAAACCCCTGCAAGGGGTGCTCCAAAGTAAAGCTGGCATGTGGCACTTTCCTTCCGAAGGAAGTGTTTCTTCTGGCTCTAATGTGCAGGCCAAGCCCTACCAGCCTGCCTACCCTTCAAATCCCCTGCAGTCTAGGTACCGGCCAAAACCCCAGCAGCCTTCCTACCCTTCAAATCCCTTGCAGTCTAGGTACCAGCCCAAACCCCAGCTTCCTGCCTACCCTTCAAATCCTcagcaggccaagccctaccGGCCTTCCTACCCTTCGAATCCCcagcaggccaagccctaccAGCCCGCCTACCCTTCAAACCCTCAGCAGGCCAAACCCCTGCAATGGGTGTTCCAAAGTAAAGCTGGCATGTGGGACATTCCTTCCCAAGGAAGTGTTGCTTCTGGCTCTAATGTGCAGCCCACTGACTCAAACTCGCACTTGAATGTTGACCCAAGAAGTTTGAGAGAAATTCCAATGCCATTCCCGTACCAGCCCAGGTGGCCGCAGCAACTGGTGCCAGTGTAG